In a genomic window of Acidobacteriota bacterium:
- a CDS encoding alkaline phosphatase family protein codes for MNRERLLAAAACAVPGFLAGIHLTGLLFFLNPHLPFHPWPVIRTSAYYGVLGALTACALLLAVSWRRPERAPRLLPWSMAAVFGAASILDLTHAVGYERFLPPGLHDRLIKAGLWLALASLITAYTAFLHTYRRKRPYGARSRFGIAGLAVLTVYSVFERREAFDPPPPATPRAASIDSVPPPNLLIVGLDGASLDAILPLSEQGLLPFFSETMRAGSYGRAESIEPAIRLSLWTTVVTGKYPFRHGVVAEQTSQAPPLPGERFHLTPGAIGFGIWGDRGTSDGGPAIQPSAPALWQIAAGFGVDSVALDFGVGLTDVSGARAAALGSAMVDERLARLGDGPPSALYTAALRDLGTQSQLLETLRSQSPEGSPLLAFALMDGLADVSRLYYDSYEAVQFDGDQAQVRLDRARWLSAYYAFLDGLVAEAWEELPRPRMLAVVSAYGFERSGPIRRLLGRWSEAAPIPGGGFQTPDGLLLLRGQGIKEDFLLTGPGIQDVAPTLLYALNLPVARDIDGRVITESFDLTTLARRPIAFVPSYEMKAREP; via the coding sequence GTGAATCGGGAACGTCTGCTCGCCGCCGCCGCCTGCGCGGTGCCCGGCTTCCTTGCCGGGATCCACCTCACCGGACTTCTCTTTTTTCTCAATCCCCATCTGCCGTTTCATCCCTGGCCCGTCATCCGGACGAGCGCGTACTACGGAGTCCTGGGAGCTCTCACCGCCTGTGCGTTGCTCCTCGCCGTGTCCTGGCGCCGCCCCGAACGCGCTCCGCGACTCCTGCCCTGGTCGATGGCCGCGGTGTTCGGCGCGGCCTCGATACTCGATCTCACGCACGCGGTCGGCTACGAGCGCTTTCTGCCGCCCGGCCTGCACGACCGCCTGATCAAGGCAGGTCTCTGGCTCGCCCTCGCTTCCCTGATCACGGCCTACACCGCGTTCCTTCACACCTACCGGCGAAAGCGCCCGTATGGCGCCCGCTCCCGTTTCGGCATCGCCGGCTTGGCCGTGCTGACCGTGTACTCCGTCTTCGAGCGTCGCGAGGCCTTCGACCCGCCGCCGCCTGCGACGCCGCGCGCCGCTTCGATCGACTCCGTTCCACCGCCGAACCTGCTGATCGTGGGCCTCGACGGCGCCTCGCTCGACGCCATTCTGCCTCTCTCGGAACAGGGCCTGCTGCCCTTCTTCTCCGAGACCATGCGCGCCGGAAGCTACGGCCGGGCGGAGTCGATCGAACCGGCGATCCGGCTCTCACTCTGGACGACCGTCGTCACCGGGAAGTACCCCTTCCGCCATGGCGTCGTGGCGGAGCAGACGAGCCAGGCTCCGCCTCTGCCTGGCGAGCGCTTCCACCTGACGCCGGGCGCAATCGGTTTCGGCATCTGGGGCGACCGCGGCACAAGCGATGGAGGACCGGCGATCCAGCCCTCAGCGCCGGCACTGTGGCAGATCGCCGCGGGCTTCGGCGTCGATTCGGTCGCTCTCGACTTCGGTGTCGGGCTCACCGACGTCTCGGGGGCGCGCGCCGCGGCTCTCGGCTCGGCGATGGTGGACGAGCGGCTGGCCCGTCTCGGAGACGGCCCGCCGTCGGCTCTGTACACGGCGGCGCTTCGCGATCTCGGGACGCAGAGCCAACTGTTGGAGACGCTCCGGTCGCAATCCCCGGAGGGCTCGCCGCTGCTCGCCTTCGCCTTGATGGACGGCCTTGCGGATGTCTCCCGGCTCTACTACGACTCGTACGAGGCCGTTCAGTTCGACGGCGACCAGGCGCAGGTTCGTCTGGACCGTGCGCGGTGGCTGTCCGCCTACTACGCGTTCCTGGACGGCCTGGTCGCCGAGGCCTGGGAGGAGCTTCCTCGCCCGCGCATGCTGGCTGTGGTGAGCGCCTACGGATTCGAACGGTCCGGACCCATCCGCCGCCTTCTCGGCCGCTGGAGCGAAGCGGCGCCGATCCCTGGCGGCGGCTTCCAGACCCCGGATGGCCTCCTCCTGCTGCGCGGCCAGGGCATCAAGGAGGACTTCCTGTTGACGGGGCCGGGAATCCAGGACGTGGCGCCAACGCTGCTCTACGCCCTGAATCTGCCGGTGGCCAGGGACATCGACGGCCGCGTCATCACCGAGTCGTTCGATCTCACTACCCTCGCCCGCCGCCCGATCGCGTTCGTCCCATCATATGAAATGAAGGCCCGGGAACCATAG
- a CDS encoding dihydroorotate dehydrogenase, whose amino-acid sequence MSGDGARPASPDLSTRVGPLRLQNPILTASGTFGYGLEFAERADLHRLGGLVTKGLSLEPLAGNPPVRIAETRGGMLNSIGLQNIGVDRFLSDVLPGLKDLPPKVIVNLFGYAQDEYVRLAERVDPYKGVAAVELNVSCPNVSKGGIEFGHDPEILSGLVRRVRSATGKPIVVKLSPNVTSPQDLGRAAKDGGADILSAVNTFVGMAIDTATMRPVLSTIRGGLSGPAIKPLALRIVFDVAREVDLPVIGIGGIETVDDVLEFLLAGASAVQVGTALFRDPRTAERLVDGLRERLRAEGIPSVGSLIGRAARQE is encoded by the coding sequence GTGAGCGGCGACGGGGCGCGGCCGGCCTCGCCCGATCTGTCGACCCGGGTCGGCCCGCTTCGGCTGCAGAACCCGATCCTCACCGCGAGCGGCACGTTCGGCTACGGTCTGGAGTTCGCGGAGCGCGCCGACCTGCATCGCCTCGGCGGTCTGGTGACGAAGGGCCTGTCGCTCGAGCCCCTGGCGGGCAATCCGCCGGTCCGGATCGCCGAGACCCGCGGTGGGATGCTGAACTCGATCGGACTGCAGAACATCGGCGTCGACCGGTTCCTGAGCGACGTGCTGCCGGGTTTGAAGGATCTGCCGCCCAAGGTGATCGTCAACCTGTTCGGCTACGCCCAGGACGAGTATGTGCGGCTGGCCGAGCGCGTCGATCCGTACAAGGGCGTGGCCGCGGTCGAACTGAACGTCTCCTGCCCGAACGTGAGCAAGGGCGGCATCGAGTTCGGACACGACCCGGAGATCCTCTCCGGCCTCGTGCGACGGGTGCGGTCGGCGACCGGCAAGCCGATCGTCGTCAAGCTGTCGCCCAACGTCACGTCGCCGCAGGACCTCGGCAGGGCGGCGAAGGACGGCGGCGCCGATATCCTGTCGGCGGTGAACACGTTCGTCGGCATGGCGATCGACACGGCGACCATGCGCCCGGTCCTGTCGACGATCCGCGGCGGCCTGTCGGGGCCGGCGATCAAGCCGCTGGCGCTTCGCATCGTCTTCGATGTCGCCCGCGAAGTCGACCTGCCGGTCATCGGCATCGGCGGCATCGAGACGGTCGACGACGTGCTGGAGTTCCTGCTGGCCGGTGCCTCCGCCGTGCAGGTCGGCACGGCCCTGTTCCGCGACCCCCGCACCGCCGAGCGGCTGGTCGACGGACTGCGGGAGCGCCTGCGGGCCGAAGGCATCCCCTCGGTCGGTTCCCTGATCGGGAGAGCGGCGAGGCAGGAATGA
- the pyrF gene encoding orotidine-5'-phosphate decarboxylase: MTGTRLERIAVALDTDDRDTYSDWCCLFGPRVGVLKVGPRVVLRWGRDAVREAAATGADVFLDMKFHDIPSTVAGAVGAAKELGVTYLTVHAGGGRRMLEAAAEEAGDEVRVLGITVLTHLDADDLHDLDLPGEAGDRVLSWARSAQAAGCAGVVCSPLELATLRARLGPELLLVSPGIRFDSAAVADDQRRVASPSAALRAGADLLVIGRPLTQAPDPEAALAALTEACE, from the coding sequence ATGACCGGGACGAGACTGGAGCGCATCGCGGTCGCGCTCGACACCGACGACCGCGACACCTACAGCGACTGGTGCTGCCTGTTCGGGCCGCGCGTCGGCGTACTGAAGGTCGGGCCGCGCGTCGTCCTGCGATGGGGCCGGGATGCGGTGCGGGAGGCCGCGGCGACCGGGGCCGACGTCTTCCTCGACATGAAGTTCCACGACATCCCGAGCACCGTCGCGGGCGCGGTCGGCGCGGCGAAGGAGCTCGGCGTGACGTACCTGACGGTGCATGCGGGCGGTGGACGGCGGATGCTCGAGGCGGCGGCGGAAGAGGCCGGAGACGAGGTCCGGGTACTGGGGATCACCGTGCTCACCCACCTGGACGCCGACGATCTCCACGATCTCGACCTTCCCGGCGAGGCGGGGGACCGTGTCCTGTCCTGGGCGAGGTCGGCGCAGGCTGCGGGCTGCGCCGGCGTCGTCTGCTCGCCTCTCGAGCTGGCGACCCTTCGTGCCCGGCTCGGCCCGGAGCTGCTGCTGGTGAGCCCGGGTATCCGCTTCGATTCCGCCGCCGTCGCCGACGATCAGCGCCGGGTCGCGTCGCCGTCGGCCGCGCTGCGGGCGGGGGCGGACCTGCTGGTGATCGGCCGGCCGCTGACGCAGGCGCCCGACCCGGAAGCCGCGCTGGCGGCTCTGACTGAAGCCTGCGAATAG
- the lepB gene encoding signal peptidase I, with protein MTPNVSWGRKIVTDVAAALLVAAVFALFIRAFLVQAYRIPSESMEPSLLVGDHLLINKFIFGAGAGRWGPLVPQREVRRGDLVTFQGIEDPSQELLKRCVASAGDEVEIDAKRLRVNGTAVDESAYVVHSDELVYPRSDFLHETVWRRDSFGPEQVPERSLFCLGDNRDISRDSRFFGPIGTDLVRGRPLLVYWSRNREAGRWSFRWRRTLHVPR; from the coding sequence GTGACGCCGAACGTCTCGTGGGGCCGCAAGATCGTGACCGACGTCGCGGCGGCGCTGCTCGTCGCCGCCGTGTTCGCGCTCTTCATCAGGGCGTTCCTGGTGCAGGCCTACCGCATCCCCTCCGAGTCGATGGAGCCGTCGCTCCTGGTCGGCGACCACCTGCTGATCAACAAGTTCATCTTCGGAGCCGGAGCCGGCCGCTGGGGCCCTTTGGTGCCCCAGCGCGAAGTCCGGCGAGGCGACCTGGTCACGTTCCAGGGAATCGAGGACCCGTCCCAGGAACTGCTGAAGCGCTGCGTGGCGAGCGCCGGCGACGAAGTGGAGATCGACGCGAAGAGACTCCGCGTGAACGGAACCGCAGTCGACGAGTCCGCATACGTGGTCCACTCGGACGAACTCGTCTACCCCCGGTCCGACTTCCTCCACGAAACGGTCTGGCGCCGGGACTCCTTCGGCCCCGAGCAGGTACCCGAGCGGAGCCTGTTCTGCCTGGGAGACAACCGGGACATCTCGCGGGATTCACGCTTCTTCGGCCCGATCGGAACGGACCTCGTCAGAGGCCGTCCGCTACTCGTCTACTGGTCGCGGAACCGGGAAGCGGGCCGCTGGAGCTTCCGCTGGCGGCGTACCCTGCACGTTCCGCGCTGA
- the lepB gene encoding signal peptidase I: MASDQKKAPERSRARNTSVIREYVEALIVAAVFLGFTNNFVLKTFYIPSGSMEDTLLIGDHLFVNRYIFGPRPTLLEQKLLPGRDVQRGDIVIFRSPETPKLDLVKRCIGLAGDRLNMVNKQLFLNGKPVDDDAYVIHRDEKVYPATGPYGQYSTGRDNWGPVIVPEDHLFCMGDNRDESLDSRAWGNVPLKLIKGRAVMVYWSYGGETSDGTWHGFGHRLKQLMNTALGFVTKTRWERTFKLIQ, from the coding sequence ATGGCAAGCGACCAGAAGAAGGCGCCGGAGCGCTCCAGGGCCCGTAACACGTCGGTGATCCGGGAATACGTCGAGGCGTTGATCGTCGCCGCCGTGTTCCTCGGGTTCACGAACAACTTCGTGCTGAAGACCTTCTACATCCCCAGCGGCTCGATGGAAGACACGCTGCTGATCGGCGATCACCTGTTCGTGAACCGCTACATCTTCGGACCCCGCCCCACGCTGCTCGAACAGAAGCTGCTCCCGGGACGCGACGTCCAGCGCGGCGACATCGTCATCTTCCGGTCGCCCGAGACGCCGAAGCTGGACCTGGTCAAACGGTGCATCGGCCTGGCCGGCGACAGGCTGAACATGGTCAACAAGCAGCTCTTCCTCAACGGCAAGCCGGTCGATGACGACGCCTACGTGATCCACCGCGACGAGAAGGTCTACCCGGCAACGGGTCCGTATGGTCAGTACAGCACGGGCCGGGACAACTGGGGACCGGTCATCGTCCCCGAGGATCACCTCTTCTGCATGGGCGACAACCGCGACGAGTCCCTCGACTCCCGGGCGTGGGGGAACGTGCCGCTGAAGCTCATCAAGGGGCGCGCGGTCATGGTCTACTGGTCGTACGGTGGAGAGACTTCGGACGGCACCTGGCACGGCTTCGGCCACCGTCTGAAACAGCTCATGAACACGGCCCTCGGATTCGTGACCAAGACCCGCTGGGAGCGAACGTTCAAGCTCATCCAGTAG
- a CDS encoding helix-hairpin-helix domain-containing protein: protein MTRRKRTALLAVTLLSLLAALPAGAADGVVNINTADAAALSLLPGVGPSTAGRIVEFRTDNGKFESPTDLMLVRGIGERSFERMRPYVTIEGETTLTEKVRIPRDEPAPAGGSGSDGPSDGP, encoded by the coding sequence ATGACAAGACGAAAGAGGACCGCACTACTGGCAGTGACCTTGCTGAGCCTGCTGGCGGCGCTCCCCGCCGGAGCGGCGGACGGTGTGGTCAACATCAACACGGCCGACGCTGCCGCCCTCTCCCTGCTGCCGGGGGTCGGGCCCTCGACGGCGGGACGGATCGTGGAGTTCCGAACGGACAACGGCAAGTTCGAATCGCCGACCGATCTGATGCTCGTGCGCGGCATCGGCGAGCGCTCGTTCGAGCGCATGAGGCCCTACGTGACGATCGAGGGCGAGACGACGTTGACCGAGAAGGTGCGGATCCCCCGGGATGAGCCGGCGCCCGCCGGCGGATCGGGGTCGGATGGTCCGTCCGACGGCCCCTGA
- a CDS encoding prepilin-type N-terminal cleavage/methylation domain-containing protein: MVRPTAPDRNRAFGGMEADGRASVSMLDGFTLIELLIATAVLALLATLAAPPLRQQISQHRVRLAAAEVAAAFWTARAGAVRHGVAMAVRFEVDEAAPDGVPSVFSLYADGDGDGVRTADLRTGTDPRIRRPARLLHVGSGVRFGFPEDLEPRDFTGSGRMDRLDDPVRFGRSDLASFGPLGTASPGTVFVTDGYHLFAVRVYNRTGKIRILRYVREREEWKGV, from the coding sequence ATGGTCCGTCCGACGGCCCCTGACCGGAACCGCGCCTTCGGCGGCATGGAGGCGGACGGGCGAGCGTCCGTCTCCATGCTCGACGGCTTCACTCTGATCGAACTGCTGATCGCGACCGCGGTGCTTGCCCTGCTCGCGACCCTGGCGGCGCCGCCGCTGCGCCAGCAGATCTCCCAGCACCGGGTGCGCCTGGCGGCAGCCGAGGTCGCGGCGGCCTTCTGGACCGCCCGCGCCGGCGCGGTGCGCCACGGAGTCGCGATGGCGGTTCGGTTCGAGGTTGACGAAGCGGCGCCGGACGGCGTGCCTTCCGTCTTCTCGCTCTACGCGGACGGTGACGGCGACGGCGTGCGCACGGCGGATCTGAGGACCGGAACCGACCCGCGGATCCGCCGACCGGCTCGCCTGCTTCATGTAGGCAGCGGTGTTCGTTTCGGTTTCCCGGAGGACCTCGAACCGAGAGACTTCACCGGCTCAGGCCGGATGGACCGGCTCGATGACCCGGTGCGGTTCGGCCGCAGCGACCTGGCGTCGTTCGGGCCGCTTGGCACGGCGAGCCCAGGGACCGTCTTCGTCACGGACGGCTACCACCTGTTCGCGGTTCGGGTCTACAACCGCACCGGCAAGATCCGGATCCTCCGCTACGTGAGGGAGCGGGAAGAATGGAAGGGAGTGTGA
- the mtnA gene encoding S-methyl-5-thioribose-1-phosphate isomerase: MADGFSPIRWSDGELLLLDQTLLPEQEVWLHCRRPEHVAGAIRRLSVRGAPAIGVAAAYGLVLGAEEFDAAYELLLSTRPTAVNLRWALNQGRALRDRVVEGGDGQELRARLLAWACDLHDEDVEANRRMGAFGRELFEEGDRVLTHCNAGALATAGYGTAIGVVEAAWSAGRLASVWVDETRPLLQGSRLTTWELARLEIPHRLITDNSAGAIIARGWVQKIVVGADRVAANGDVANKVGTYPVAVLAARHGVPFYVAAPLSTIDRSTASGADIPIEERDAEEVVHAFGKRIAPQDTEALNLAFDVTPAELVAALITDAGVLRPPYAESIAEAFGERGDPRH, translated from the coding sequence ATGGCAGACGGCTTTTCGCCCATCCGCTGGAGCGACGGCGAACTGCTCCTGCTCGATCAGACGCTGCTCCCGGAGCAGGAGGTCTGGCTCCACTGTCGGCGGCCGGAGCATGTGGCCGGGGCCATCCGGCGACTCTCCGTGCGTGGTGCGCCGGCGATCGGCGTAGCCGCGGCCTACGGCCTGGTGCTGGGAGCCGAGGAGTTCGACGCTGCCTACGAACTGTTGCTCTCAACGCGTCCGACGGCCGTCAACCTGCGTTGGGCGCTGAACCAGGGCCGCGCGCTCCGCGACCGCGTCGTCGAAGGCGGCGACGGGCAGGAGTTGCGCGCCCGGCTGCTCGCCTGGGCCTGCGACCTGCACGACGAGGACGTCGAGGCGAACCGGCGGATGGGCGCGTTCGGCCGGGAGCTGTTCGAAGAGGGAGACCGCGTCCTGACCCACTGCAACGCCGGCGCCCTGGCGACGGCCGGCTACGGCACGGCGATCGGTGTCGTGGAAGCGGCCTGGTCGGCGGGCCGGCTGGCGAGCGTGTGGGTGGACGAGACGCGGCCGCTGCTCCAGGGCTCGCGGCTGACCACGTGGGAACTGGCGCGACTGGAGATCCCCCACCGCCTGATCACGGACAACAGCGCCGGCGCGATCATCGCGCGGGGCTGGGTCCAGAAGATCGTCGTCGGCGCGGACCGGGTCGCCGCCAACGGGGACGTCGCGAACAAGGTCGGCACCTACCCGGTAGCCGTGCTCGCGGCCCGTCACGGCGTTCCGTTCTACGTCGCGGCGCCGCTGTCGACGATCGATCGGAGCACGGCATCCGGCGCCGACATCCCGATCGAGGAGCGCGACGCGGAGGAGGTGGTCCACGCCTTCGGCAAGCGGATCGCTCCCCAGGACACCGAAGCTCTGAACCTGGCCTTCGACGTCACGCCCGCGGAACTCGTGGCCGCCCTGATCACGGACGCCGGCGTGCTCCGGCCGCCCTACGCCGAGTCGATCGCCGAGGCGTTCGGCGAACGCGGCGACCCCAGGCATTGA
- a CDS encoding DUF2332 family protein: MSAHTELGDAFERFARVEAPDLDSPMYAELAAGVARDDELLALAAQRQQGQPAPNMLFGAVQYLLLQGVEHPLAVHYPVLSGPEAMRRPAFPAFRAFCLEHREAVGELIATRRTQTQVVRRCTCLLPAFGLVHRDAGAPLALIDIGASAGLNLNFDR, encoded by the coding sequence TTGAGCGCCCACACGGAACTCGGGGACGCGTTCGAGCGGTTCGCGCGCGTCGAGGCGCCGGACCTCGACTCGCCGATGTACGCGGAACTCGCCGCGGGCGTGGCGAGAGACGACGAACTGCTGGCCCTGGCGGCGCAGCGGCAACAGGGTCAGCCGGCGCCGAACATGCTCTTCGGGGCGGTGCAGTACCTGCTCCTGCAGGGAGTCGAGCACCCGCTGGCCGTGCACTACCCGGTCCTCTCGGGCCCGGAGGCGATGCGAAGGCCGGCCTTTCCGGCCTTCCGGGCGTTCTGCCTCGAACACCGCGAGGCGGTCGGCGAGCTGATCGCCACCCGTCGTACCCAGACCCAGGTCGTCCGGCGCTGCACCTGTCTGCTGCCCGCGTTCGGCCTGGTTCACCGGGATGCCGGAGCGCCGCTGGCCCTGATCGATATCGGCGCCAGCGCCGGCCTGAACCTGAACTTCGACCGC